TTTGCAATGGTGTTTGCAATCGTCGTAAACACCGCGGTGGTGCTTGCTGACTTGCACGGCAAAACGAGGGCAAAAAAAGAGATCTTAACCGAGACGCGTCTTGGGGTTGAGCGCATGTTGCAAGAAATTCGTTTTGCCCAAAGCATTGATGTCGCTGGGAGTTCGTTCGGAGTTAACCCGGGGACATTGAAGCTAAACACAACAGTTGCTTCTGACGATGATACGCCGATTACCCGGGCATTCTTTGTCCAAAACGGCGCCCTTATAATGAGGGAGGGGGTCTCAAATGATATTGCACTTACATCTGGTATTACGTTTTCTCGTCTTGTTTTTTACAATATTACGCAGGCGTCTACTTCGGAAGCCGTCCGCCTTGAGGTTACGGGAGAAAGAGGGATCGGGGTGCGTAGGGCCGAGCGTAAGTTTGAAAGCACAGCGGTACTTCGAAGGAGTTATTAATGACAAAACATGCTCGCGTATACGCAATCCAAAGATTTACATAGGGGGCAAGCGGCACTTATCGGTGTGTTCCTTTTTGTCGGCGTTACGTTCTCAATCGCTTTTGGAGCCTCAACCATTGCTCTTAAAGAGACCGAATTAGTTCGCGACAATGCTCTCGCTAAGCAGGGATATTATGTGTCAGAGTCTGCGCAAGAAGATGTCGTGTATCGCCTACGCACAGGCATGGATGTCAGTAGTCAGGAAGTGCTCAACGTCGGTGACTTCTATGCCACAAGCACAGTGGTTGATGATGATGGTACCAAGACGACGACAACAAGTGCCTATGTTGGGGAAAACTTACGAAAGACAGAAACAATAGTTTCTATAGCTGATGGGGTCACGTTTAATTACGGTGTTCATATTGGGCTTGGAGGGCTCCTTCTCGAGAACTCCTCGTCTATAGCCGGAAATGCACTCTCGAATGGCCCGGTGACAGGTAGTGGCAACCTCATCAAAGGGGATGTGATTTCAACTGGTGCAGTCGGATTAGTTGATGATATCCACGCAACATCAACAGTCTATGCAAACACGATTCGCGACTCGTACATTGAAAAGGATGCATATTATCAAACTAAACAAAACACCACGGTGCTCGGCACAAGCTACCCAGGAAGCCCCAACCAATCAGCGGTTCCTCTCCCCATCTCGGATGTGCTTATCACAGAATGGGAGGCGGCCGCGGCTGCGGGTGGTACCCTCACGTGTAACGAGGGTGACGAGCATGAAATTAAAACAGATACCACACTCGGTCCTGCCAAAATCCCCTGTGATCTAGAAATTACGGGATCTCCAACAGTCACCTTGAACGGCCCCATTTGGGTAACTGGTAACATTGAAATAGCCAACTCATCCCGCCTTATCACCAACGTGTCCCTTGGGACCGATGACGTCGTCGTAATTGCAGACAATCCTTCTAACCAATTATCTTCAAGCAAGATTGACATCAAAAACTCTGCTTCTTTCGAAAGTGGCACAACCGGCTCCTACATCCTCCTTCTTTCACAAAACAAAAGCACTGAACAAGGGGGTGGCGAGACAGCGATTGAATTTCAAAATACCGCTACCGGATTGAACTCGTTGCTCCTCTATGCTGGTCATGGCGCCATTCTCATTCACAACTCGGCGAAACTTCGAGAAGTCTCCGCATACAAATTGCATTTAAAGAATACCTCTCAGGTAGAATACGAATCAGGCGTCGCGAACTCTATCTTTGAAAGCGGCCCTGGCGGCTCGTATGATATTATTGATTGGAAAGAAATAGAGTAAGTACTATCTGGTTGCATGGCCCAAAACAAGGTAATTGTTGCTAACTGGAAAATGAATCCCGCTTCAGTAGGAGAAGCGGTGAAGCTTTTTGCTGCAATACAGAGGACAGCAAAGGATTTAAGAAGGACACAGGCAATCGTATGCTCGCCATCCATATTTTTACAGGCGCTTTCTAAACGTCTTAAAACAGCGAAATGTGTGCTTGGTGCACAAAATGTTTTTTGGGAACCCGATGGTGCCTTCACTGGAGAGACCTCACTCCCACAACTCGAGCGATTCGATGTCGGATTTGTTATTGTCGGGCATTCGGAGCGTCGATCCCTCGGAGAGACCGATGATGTGGTGGCAAAAAAGGTTAGGGCATGCCTCGTGCGTAACTTCACTCCAATCCTATGCATTGGTGAACGCGTGCGAGACGTAGACGGAGACTATCTTTCTTTTGTTAGAGGAGAATTGGTGAAATCTCTCGAAGGCATTTCGGCAGAAAGACTTTCGAGAATAGTGATTGCGTATGAACCCGTTTGGGCTGTTGGCCCAGAGGCAAAGGCAGCCGATACACCCCATGCATTTTTTGAGATGTCAGTCTTTATCCGCAAGACACTCGTCGATATGTTTGGAAGGAAACACAAGACAATGATTATGGGGATCCCCATTCTCTACGGGGGTTCTGTTGATGAAGATAATGCAGAAGGGTTTCTGAAGGAAGGAAACGCAGCGGGACTCTTGGTGGGCAGGGCTAGTTTAGATGCAAAGCAATTCTCTCTAATTTTGAAAATAGCGGAACGTATACGTTCTTAAATCAAACCATGAACATACCACCCCTTAAAGACATCTCAGATCTAAAAGGAAAGCGAGTACTCTTGCGTGCTGATTTCAACTTGCCGATTGTTGGAGGTGAGGTAAGAGACGATTTCCGTCTTAAGAAAGCTCTTCCGACGATAGCGTTCCTCCAAGAAAAGGGGGCAGAGATTATCATTCTTTCGCACCACTCTGATGCGGCACAAACACTCCATCCTGTTGCGAGACGTTTAAACGAAGAGTTTCCAACATACTTCGTAGAAGACATTTATAATGAAAACGAATTTGCAAAAGCGCGTGATATTGGAAAAAGAGGGACGAAGCACATTATTTTTTGTGAGAACCTTCGAAAGTGGCCTGGCGAAAAGGGGAATGATCCTGCTTTTGCGGGCCACCTCGCATCACTAGGTGATGTATATGTTAATGACGCATTTTCGGCATCGCACAGGAAACACGCCTCCGTGGTACTCCTCCCAACACTCCTGCCGTCGTATGCGGGAATGCTTTTTGAGGCGGAAGTGGAGGCGCTTTCTCGTGCATTTACACCGGAGCATCCCTTTCTTTTTATTCTTGGGGGTGCCAAAACTTCAACAAAACTTCCTGTAGCCGTGAAGCTTCTTTCCACCGCAGACTCCGTTTTTATCGGTGGCGCTTTAGCCAATACTTTTTTTAAAAAAATGGGATATGAAATCGGACGCTCCGTCTATGAAGATATGGACAAAGAAGTAGCTCTTCTCCTCGAGAGCAAAAAACTTACGTTGCCCGTGGATGTTCTTGTTGACAATGAAGATGGCATTTTTGCCAAAAAACCAGATGAAGTTCTGCTAGGAGACAAAATATTGGATGCGGGCCCTGAAGCGGTTAAATTTCTTGAAGAAGAAATACGCAAAGCCGCATTTGTACTTTGGAATGGTCCACTGGGAGCGTATGAAGAAAAAGGGTTCGCGCATACTACAGAAGTATTGATTCAAGCAATCACAAAGAGCAAGGCATACTCCGTTGTTGGCGGCGGTGACACAATCGCAGTTATTTCTAGCATGGGCTTGGAAGACAAGTTTGGTTTTCTCTCAACCGCCGGGGGCGCAATGCTCGTCTTTTTGTCAGAGGGGACATTGCCAGGTATAGAAGCGTTAAAAAAGTAACAAAGGACGGCGTGTAATCGCATTGACACACAGGCCCCTCAAGCGCATACTCCATCCAGACGGATAGGGGTTGCAAACATGAGAAGCGCTGGTTTTTTCGCTGTCTCCGTGATCAGATCCTTTCTGGTAGTGACCGCCTGTTTTCTGTTGCTATCTTTTTGGAGGGTTGTTTTCCCTGAAACGATTATCTCTCCGGAAAGCGGATTTCGCATTACCAGAGCTGATACGCCCTACATCTTGTGGACTGAAGTTGAGTATCGTTTTGACGGAGTGAATGGACGGGGCACAGTTTCAAGACATGGCCTCGGTC
This portion of the Parcubacteria group bacterium genome encodes:
- a CDS encoding triosephosphate isomerase; translated protein: MAQNKVIVANWKMNPASVGEAVKLFAAIQRTAKDLRRTQAIVCSPSIFLQALSKRLKTAKCVLGAQNVFWEPDGAFTGETSLPQLERFDVGFVIVGHSERRSLGETDDVVAKKVRACLVRNFTPILCIGERVRDVDGDYLSFVRGELVKSLEGISAERLSRIVIAYEPVWAVGPEAKAADTPHAFFEMSVFIRKTLVDMFGRKHKTMIMGIPILYGGSVDEDNAEGFLKEGNAAGLLVGRASLDAKQFSLILKIAERIRS
- the pgk gene encoding phosphoglycerate kinase; amino-acid sequence: MNIPPLKDISDLKGKRVLLRADFNLPIVGGEVRDDFRLKKALPTIAFLQEKGAEIIILSHHSDAAQTLHPVARRLNEEFPTYFVEDIYNENEFAKARDIGKRGTKHIIFCENLRKWPGEKGNDPAFAGHLASLGDVYVNDAFSASHRKHASVVLLPTLLPSYAGMLFEAEVEALSRAFTPEHPFLFILGGAKTSTKLPVAVKLLSTADSVFIGGALANTFFKKMGYEIGRSVYEDMDKEVALLLESKKLTLPVDVLVDNEDGIFAKKPDEVLLGDKILDAGPEAVKFLEEEIRKAAFVLWNGPLGAYEEKGFAHTTEVLIQAITKSKAYSVVGGGDTIAVISSMGLEDKFGFLSTAGGAMLVFLSEGTLPGIEALKK